One part of the Bacteroidia bacterium genome encodes these proteins:
- a CDS encoding SusD/RagB family nutrient-binding outer membrane lipoprotein, whose translation MDPTRETEASLKEMLPAAIVQTYRNNGSIGARVSGIVIQHFKGIDAQPESYSSYLIDSRTLDVYWRLGIYAGALKDCNQLITISRQEEVPFYEAIASILSAYNLGIASTYWGDIPWSQAFQPNLFPQPVYDSQESIFEEMDALLDRAITLLTASPQVSEAREDDLIFKGNHEAWIKTAWALKARYALQRSKRDNQAASKALQYISASSLTSIEDQARLFYGSSISESNPLTLYSIERPNQIVLGDFLLELLVERHDPRLNAYAALSEDIYRIYQEDNDQIFWGQMDAPVSLISLSEVKFIAAEAHLRLGEEVEAEQAFKEAVWSNFEELGLSSDPLSSQTVDIEASFDGLTSFEEKLERIITQKYIAAFGQGIHEAWVDYRRTSYPNLQVPENVNSSFNPSLVIPQRYLYPISESNTNSSNMQTAIARQGGHLLDNQLWLFE comes from the coding sequence ATGGATCCTACCAGAGAAACAGAAGCCAGCCTTAAAGAAATGCTTCCCGCGGCTATTGTCCAGACCTACAGGAATAATGGCAGCATAGGAGCCCGAGTGAGTGGAATTGTCATTCAACATTTTAAAGGTATAGATGCCCAACCAGAAAGCTACAGTTCCTATCTGATTGATAGCCGAACCCTGGATGTGTATTGGAGGCTGGGAATCTATGCAGGAGCTCTTAAAGATTGCAATCAACTCATTACCATCTCCCGACAAGAAGAAGTCCCCTTTTATGAAGCCATTGCCTCCATTCTTTCCGCTTACAATTTAGGGATAGCAAGCACATATTGGGGAGACATTCCCTGGTCGCAGGCCTTTCAACCTAATCTTTTTCCTCAACCAGTATATGATAGCCAGGAAAGTATTTTTGAGGAAATGGATGCTTTACTGGATCGGGCTATCACCTTATTGACTGCCAGTCCTCAAGTTTCCGAAGCTCGGGAAGATGATTTGATATTCAAGGGAAACCATGAAGCCTGGATCAAAACAGCCTGGGCGCTTAAGGCACGTTATGCACTCCAAAGGTCAAAAAGAGACAATCAGGCAGCCAGCAAAGCTTTACAATACATTTCCGCATCAAGCCTCACTTCCATTGAAGATCAGGCACGCCTTTTCTATGGTTCCAGCATTAGTGAGTCTAATCCTTTGACCTTATATTCAATTGAAAGGCCTAATCAGATCGTGCTAGGAGATTTTTTGCTGGAATTGCTGGTCGAAAGGCATGATCCACGACTCAATGCTTATGCAGCCCTTAGTGAGGATATATATCGAATATATCAGGAAGACAATGATCAGATCTTTTGGGGCCAAATGGATGCACCAGTTTCCCTTATTAGCCTGAGTGAAGTAAAATTCATTGCAGCAGAAGCCCATTTGAGACTGGGAGAAGAAGTTGAGGCCGAGCAAGCATTCAAGGAAGCGGTTTGGAGTAATTTCGAAGAACTCGGCTTGAGCAGTGATCCGCTTAGTAGCCAAACCGTAGATATTGAAGCTTCTTTCGACGGCTTAACTTCTTTCGAAGAAAAACTGGAGCGTATCATTACCCAAAAATATATAGCTGCATTTGGTCAGGGGATTCATGAAGCCTGGGTCGATTACCGTCGAACTTCTTATCCAAATTTACAAGTACCTGAAAACGTAAATAGCAGTTTCAATCCTTCCCTGGTAATTCCTCAACGCTACCTCTACCCTATCAGCGAATCCAATACCAATTCTTCGAATATGCAGACAGCGATAGCCCGCCAGGGAGGTCATTTGCTGGATAATCAACTTTGGTTATTTGAGTAG
- a CDS encoding FecR domain-containing protein: MEQNYQNIEDFIQDESFVSWVKGNSDEAAEFWENWRSNHPESADLLEEAKYMVKGIPFMKAPLEKQELEDQLSRLQHAIGQEAKEISIPARKKFLVLKWAAVLLLLISSSFLLYQFLTSAETLTYTTDFAETREIVLEDESRILLNANSQIQFASDLNEKQLKEIWLEGEAYFDIKPQDRASSYLIHAGNIDSRIIGTSFNLNTRKASSVLSLDEGLIEVSHSSGKKKKLSAGQSLFFDEKEQTFITRTDRNKIWNSWREQVWLFDDEISFGDILGRVEAEYGLKVEIKNDSLRHRRLEGSVSIENMEVLLESLSYIFEIEIKKSGDSVLYIE, from the coding sequence ATGGAGCAGAACTATCAAAATATTGAAGACTTCATACAAGATGAATCATTCGTGTCCTGGGTCAAAGGGAATTCGGATGAGGCAGCAGAATTTTGGGAAAACTGGAGAAGTAATCATCCGGAATCTGCCGATCTTCTGGAAGAAGCCAAATACATGGTCAAAGGGATTCCTTTTATGAAAGCTCCTCTTGAGAAGCAGGAATTGGAAGACCAACTCAGCCGACTGCAACATGCAATTGGACAAGAAGCCAAAGAAATTTCTATACCGGCAAGAAAGAAATTTCTTGTTCTGAAATGGGCGGCAGTTTTGCTCTTGCTTATCAGCTCTTCCTTCCTCCTTTATCAATTCCTGACCTCTGCCGAAACGCTGACTTATACGACTGATTTTGCAGAAACGCGAGAGATCGTTCTGGAAGATGAGTCTCGCATCCTCCTCAATGCCAATTCTCAAATCCAATTTGCCAGCGACTTGAACGAAAAGCAGCTAAAGGAAATTTGGCTGGAAGGAGAAGCATACTTTGACATAAAGCCCCAGGACAGAGCTAGTTCTTATCTAATCCATGCCGGGAATATTGACTCACGTATCATCGGTACTTCCTTTAACCTAAATACTCGTAAGGCATCCAGTGTCCTGAGTCTTGATGAAGGTTTGATTGAAGTGTCTCATAGCTCCGGAAAGAAGAAAAAACTCTCTGCTGGACAAAGTCTTTTCTTTGACGAAAAAGAGCAGACATTCATTACCCGGACGGATAGAAATAAGATCTGGAATTCCTGGCGAGAACAAGTTTGGCTTTTTGATGATGAAATCAGTTTTGGAGATATTCTGGGCCGCGTTGAAGCCGAATATGGCCTCAAAGTCGAAATAAAAAATGACAGCCTGCGACACCGAAGGCTTGAAGGTTCCGTTTCTATAGAAAATATGGAGGTACTCCTCGAATCCTTATCTTATATTTTTGAAATCGAGATAAAAAAATCGGGAGATTCCGTACTTTACATAGAATAA
- a CDS encoding SusC/RagA family TonB-linked outer membrane protein, which yields MLNRYYCLIAGFLCLLSLSPDSLRAQAKIAASTTNSLSHSHDYSLKDLLEELGQRKAVSFLYEARILEGLRVDKKIDFSLKVDEILKDILPDLGLDFKRMGRKNYAIKRSKPKRAPERNVRRSRGPEVREEFVFEGSLQSREEGKALVGASIKGTDGKSGAISDDKGNFRLRLQKGEHTISISYFGYKTKFIKVNQASRQLILLEEDNQELDEVVIVAVGMKAQKRKLGYAMDILKAEEFTNSQESNLITALAAKSSGVWVNSSSASPGASANIIIRGFKSISRANKPLIILDGIPIDNTSTGNGTGGVDVSNRLIDIDLNDIESISILKGPAGAALYGIRAANGALILNSKKGQEGKPRIRYSSEIGFEEVNKLPLRQNRYAQGKFTAGQIQYRGPESSVSTSYGPALDQLEFDGNPDYPYDQLGALVPLGEGNGTAARTYDPYKSFFVKGIRHSQHLSVSGGTEKLNYYLSGGFLRHDGVVPNSFFNRNSLRSVFQVQVNPRMQIGISTQLTFSQANRMKRGSMFSGVPLGLFRNPVSFDIGNGLRGKEAANTPSSYLLPGGDQRAYRGGGRYDNPFWTVNRNPFRDKVYRLIQSLSFDYQLNNWLKMSWKAGLDFYSDQRLDAYDIYSGTHPKGQIDETDIVNRNINSDLLLIAEKSLSSDWQLKGILGQNYYGADFEMKEFRGEELKSPGIYLLDNANSLSSQHSKRQKQLFGLFADLQLSYKNFLHLDISGRNDWSSTLAKGNRSFFYPSISSAFELSEALDFEAEGTFSYLKLKASVSSSGNDAASFLTNTYFDYAVSDGDDLLPGLRFPAFGVTALERSTLLGNDDLLAEHSTALEFGLELQMFAGRIRADINAFKSVSKGQIVRTQMSAATGFLTAPQNTGKISNKGLEVDLLLQLIQKRKFFWNLDIGFSHVKSMVSELPINMPQITLASFTAISSNIINGQAYGVFSGTSIKRNEAGEMIIGEDGFPLINEAHTIIGDPNPDFFLSLRNALGIGKLQLSMLWDIRKGGDVWNGTRGVMSYLGVSRESGDQRELRNYVFPGVSEAGEPNTKAVAFAEPSEGMSGIYWRRYGFLGLSEKYIEDASWIRLREVHIAYPFQINWLGKKNSQIRIGFTARNLLLFTRYSGIDPETNLRGDSNIMGWDYFNLPNTRGISLKINYEY from the coding sequence ATGCTAAACCGCTACTATTGCCTGATAGCAGGATTTCTCTGTTTATTATCTCTTTCGCCTGATTCTCTTCGGGCGCAGGCAAAAATAGCTGCCAGTACCACCAATAGCCTTTCCCATTCACATGATTACAGCCTCAAAGACCTACTTGAAGAATTAGGTCAGCGAAAAGCGGTATCCTTTCTGTACGAAGCTCGCATTTTAGAAGGGCTGAGGGTAGATAAAAAAATCGATTTTTCTCTGAAAGTTGATGAGATCCTCAAAGATATCCTGCCAGATCTGGGACTGGATTTCAAGCGAATGGGGCGTAAAAATTATGCGATCAAAAGAAGTAAACCAAAGCGGGCGCCAGAAAGGAATGTTAGGAGAAGCAGAGGCCCGGAGGTAAGGGAGGAATTTGTGTTTGAAGGAAGCCTCCAAAGCAGGGAAGAAGGAAAAGCACTGGTTGGGGCAAGTATAAAAGGAACAGATGGAAAAAGTGGGGCTATTAGTGATGATAAAGGTAATTTCAGGCTTCGCTTACAAAAAGGAGAACATACCATAAGCATCTCTTATTTCGGTTATAAAACCAAATTCATTAAAGTAAATCAGGCATCCAGGCAATTGATCCTGCTGGAAGAAGACAATCAGGAATTGGATGAAGTCGTGATTGTGGCAGTAGGGATGAAAGCACAAAAGAGGAAACTGGGATATGCGATGGATATTCTCAAAGCGGAGGAATTTACCAATAGCCAGGAGAGTAATCTGATCACGGCTTTAGCAGCAAAATCTTCCGGGGTGTGGGTCAATAGTTCTTCTGCATCGCCGGGAGCATCTGCCAATATTATCATCAGAGGTTTCAAATCTATTAGCCGGGCTAATAAACCCCTTATTATCCTCGATGGTATTCCCATTGACAATACCTCTACCGGAAATGGAACCGGTGGCGTAGACGTATCCAATAGGCTGATAGACATTGACCTGAACGACATAGAAAGCATCAGTATTTTAAAAGGACCAGCAGGAGCAGCCTTATATGGAATTCGTGCAGCCAATGGTGCCCTTATTCTAAACTCTAAAAAAGGACAGGAAGGAAAACCCAGAATTCGATATAGTTCTGAAATTGGCTTTGAAGAAGTAAACAAATTGCCTCTGCGTCAAAATCGCTATGCTCAGGGTAAATTCACTGCTGGGCAAATCCAATACAGAGGTCCCGAAAGCTCTGTAAGTACGAGTTATGGTCCTGCCCTGGACCAATTGGAGTTTGATGGGAATCCGGACTATCCCTACGATCAATTGGGAGCCCTGGTACCCTTAGGAGAAGGGAATGGAACAGCGGCTCGGACTTATGATCCTTATAAGAGTTTCTTTGTTAAAGGAATCAGGCATAGCCAGCACCTTTCTGTTTCCGGGGGCACAGAAAAACTCAATTATTATCTCTCTGGCGGTTTTCTCAGACATGATGGGGTAGTGCCAAATTCCTTTTTCAATCGAAATAGTCTTCGAAGTGTGTTTCAGGTGCAGGTAAATCCTCGTATGCAGATTGGGATTTCAACACAGCTCACTTTTTCTCAAGCCAATCGAATGAAAAGGGGATCCATGTTCTCAGGGGTGCCTCTGGGACTTTTTCGAAATCCGGTATCCTTTGATATTGGAAATGGGCTTAGGGGAAAGGAAGCAGCGAATACGCCTTCTTCTTATCTTCTGCCAGGGGGAGATCAACGGGCCTATCGGGGAGGAGGAAGATATGACAATCCCTTCTGGACAGTAAATAGAAATCCCTTCCGGGACAAAGTTTATCGCCTGATTCAGAGCCTTTCTTTTGATTATCAGCTAAATAATTGGCTGAAAATGAGTTGGAAAGCTGGCCTGGACTTTTACTCTGACCAACGCCTGGATGCTTATGATATTTATTCAGGAACCCATCCCAAAGGACAGATAGATGAAACCGATATTGTAAATCGAAATATCAATTCCGACCTTTTATTGATAGCGGAAAAAAGCCTCTCTAGTGATTGGCAGTTAAAAGGGATTCTGGGACAAAACTATTATGGAGCAGACTTTGAGATGAAAGAATTTCGAGGAGAAGAATTGAAAAGTCCGGGCATATATTTACTGGATAATGCAAATTCTCTTTCTTCTCAGCATAGCAAGCGGCAAAAACAACTCTTTGGCCTCTTTGCCGACCTACAACTTTCATACAAGAACTTCCTACACCTGGATATTTCTGGAAGAAACGATTGGTCTTCTACCCTCGCAAAAGGAAATCGCTCCTTTTTCTATCCAAGCATTTCGAGTGCATTTGAGCTCAGTGAGGCGCTTGACTTCGAGGCTGAGGGGACTTTCTCCTATTTAAAACTGAAAGCTTCAGTCAGTTCTTCGGGAAATGATGCAGCGAGCTTTTTGACCAATACCTATTTCGACTATGCCGTTTCCGATGGTGATGACCTATTGCCTGGCCTCAGGTTTCCCGCCTTTGGGGTAACTGCATTAGAACGGTCCACCCTACTGGGTAATGACGATCTCCTGGCCGAACATTCTACTGCCCTTGAATTTGGATTGGAACTTCAGATGTTTGCGGGTAGAATAAGGGCAGATATAAATGCGTTTAAATCTGTAAGTAAAGGGCAGATTGTCAGAACCCAAATGTCAGCTGCTACAGGCTTCCTTACTGCTCCCCAAAATACAGGTAAAATCAGCAACAAAGGCCTGGAGGTAGACCTTTTGCTTCAACTGATTCAAAAACGAAAATTTTTCTGGAATCTGGATATCGGTTTCTCCCATGTGAAATCTATGGTGAGTGAGCTCCCCATCAACATGCCTCAAATCACCCTGGCCTCCTTTACGGCTATTTCTTCCAATATTATCAACGGACAAGCTTATGGTGTTTTCAGTGGGACTTCTATCAAAAGAAATGAGGCTGGAGAAATGATCATAGGGGAAGATGGTTTTCCCCTGATAAATGAAGCTCATACAATTATCGGTGATCCCAATCCCGACTTTTTCCTCAGCCTCAGAAATGCGCTTGGAATTGGTAAACTTCAACTTTCCATGCTTTGGGATATCAGAAAGGGAGGAGATGTATGGAACGGGACCAGAGGGGTCATGAGTTATCTGGGGGTTTCTCGCGAAAGTGGAGATCAGCGAGAGCTTCGAAATTATGTATTTCCGGGAGTTAGCGAGGCTGGCGAACCCAATACCAAAGCAGTAGCTTTTGCTGAGCCTTCTGAAGGCATGAGTGGTATTTACTGGAGGCGATATGGGTTTTTGGGCCTCTCTGAAAAGTACATTGAAGACGCCTCCTGGATCAGACTTCGGGAAGTACATATAGCTTATCCTTTCCAGATCAATTGGCTGGGTAAGAAAAACTCACAGATCAGGATAGGCTTTACCGCAAGAAATCTACTTTTATTTACACGATATAGCGGCATTGATCCGGAAACCAACCTTAGGGGAGATTCTAATATCATGGGCTGGGATTATTTTAACCTTC
- a CDS encoding SusC/RagA family TonB-linked outer membrane protein, translated as MKYIRFLLIIGLSMISANLFAQKTVSGTLTSSDGQALIGVTVLEEGTTNGRFTDDEGKYTITVAGPNSVLVFSYTGMKRVMMQVGDQSTINIQMEASDLLLDEVVISALGFKESKDQLGSTYSVIDPVSVQRSGEANLLNALGAKASNVRINRTNGDPGAGSTIRIRGANTISGDGSPLVVVDGVPLNNSTTYGGGNNITGGRTGGTSQQSRLNDINPNDIESVQILKGASAAALWGSRAANGVIVITTKDGAAGKPKINYKASYSIDRINERVPMQTVWGQGRSGSFIAGNAESWGDYIPDRAGGQDEFDMSGERFVAESGNIYYPIESKNSRETFVEENWNEAFGNGGFFQQDFSISGGGQKATYFFSLGRLDQEGIIKGSSYDRNNIRFNNKLFLTDWLTMTTKSSYTLTNSNRIQQNSNTAGLMLGLLRTSPDFDGRDYLGTYIDDDGQEFNRRHRSYRRPLGDRDNPTYNSAGWTVEQQVSSSNVNRFTVTPIFDITPTNWLQIKLRGNADISDDKRVYFFPIGSGGNRSVGIFAEDIIGRRELNFDAIAKGNFKLTDAIDLTATAGWSINDRTYRRNSGQITGFLVNASKETTSLNTAAENSEFENFKTFRRSNRGYGILGFDFDDQLFVNLSGGYEASSTISDQFFYPAVDAAWDFTKSGLKSDVLSFGKLRASWGKVGVQPRSHAFQTLAEGGFSYSTYSDPLNISLFGGGFRIDNNQGNPDLQPEIKTEWEIGTDLRFFNDRLAFSFTYYSNEIDGILLDVDLSPSSGFSTKYGNFGSMENEGIELDLSYAAIQKQDLSLDVFVNWAKNENLVTDLEGTETIDLTGASVSSRAIVGYPLGVLYGTGSRTLENGDYDLDENGFPQLTNSPIVLGDPNPDWRGGVGFNFRWKNLGLNMLLEHSQGGEFSPRTLWVLRRFGTTMETANRVTLSQDLVNFAGNTIPAGSTVRGNIENFGGGDVLLDESWYRTGIGGGFGDNQAYNFSVFDATFTKIRELTLSYTLDESMGLPLNGIIVSATARNVFNRNKIDGIDPETSQTGVGNGFGLEYFTNPQTESYVFTVSVNF; from the coding sequence ATGAAGTATATTAGATTTCTACTAATTATTGGCCTTAGTATGATTTCTGCGAATCTGTTTGCCCAAAAAACAGTTTCCGGAACTCTGACATCCAGCGATGGACAAGCCCTCATTGGGGTAACCGTACTGGAAGAAGGCACAACCAATGGACGCTTTACTGATGATGAAGGTAAATATACCATCACAGTAGCTGGTCCGAATTCTGTTCTTGTATTTTCTTATACCGGCATGAAGCGGGTGATGATGCAAGTGGGAGATCAATCAACCATCAATATTCAGATGGAAGCTAGTGATCTTTTACTGGATGAGGTAGTTATATCTGCACTGGGATTTAAAGAAAGTAAAGACCAGTTGGGATCTACCTACTCTGTGATTGATCCGGTTTCTGTACAAAGATCCGGAGAAGCAAACTTACTCAATGCGCTGGGTGCAAAGGCATCAAACGTACGGATCAATCGTACCAATGGAGACCCCGGAGCAGGTAGTACCATCCGTATTCGTGGAGCAAATACCATCTCTGGTGATGGCTCTCCACTGGTCGTTGTAGATGGTGTTCCCCTGAACAACTCTACCACTTATGGAGGGGGAAATAATATCACCGGTGGAAGAACCGGAGGTACATCTCAGCAGTCTCGTTTGAATGATATCAACCCAAATGATATTGAGTCTGTTCAGATTTTGAAAGGTGCTTCTGCTGCAGCCCTGTGGGGAAGTAGAGCAGCCAATGGGGTAATCGTTATCACCACTAAAGATGGTGCTGCTGGTAAACCCAAAATCAATTATAAAGCTTCTTACTCAATTGACCGTATCAACGAAAGGGTACCTATGCAAACGGTATGGGGACAAGGTCGTAGCGGTTCATTCATAGCTGGTAATGCTGAATCCTGGGGAGATTACATTCCCGATCGTGCGGGTGGCCAGGATGAATTTGACATGAGTGGGGAGAGATTTGTAGCTGAAAGTGGTAATATCTATTACCCCATCGAATCGAAAAATTCCAGAGAAACCTTTGTGGAAGAAAACTGGAACGAAGCTTTCGGGAATGGAGGATTCTTCCAACAAGACTTTTCTATCAGCGGTGGTGGCCAGAAGGCTACTTATTTCTTCAGCTTGGGTAGACTGGACCAGGAAGGAATCATCAAGGGCTCTTCTTATGACAGAAACAATATCCGTTTCAACAATAAACTTTTCCTCACAGATTGGTTGACAATGACGACCAAGTCTTCTTATACTTTGACTAACTCGAATCGTATCCAGCAGAATTCAAATACTGCAGGTTTGATGCTGGGTTTGTTAAGAACATCCCCTGATTTTGATGGAAGAGACTATTTGGGAACCTACATCGATGATGATGGACAGGAATTCAACAGAAGACATCGTTCTTATCGTCGTCCCTTAGGAGATAGAGACAATCCCACTTATAATAGTGCAGGTTGGACCGTAGAGCAGCAAGTCTCTTCTTCTAATGTAAACCGTTTTACGGTAACTCCGATTTTTGATATCACTCCGACCAATTGGTTGCAAATCAAATTGAGAGGTAATGCAGACATCTCTGACGATAAGCGTGTTTATTTCTTCCCCATTGGATCAGGAGGTAACCGTAGCGTAGGGATCTTCGCAGAAGATATCATCGGTAGAAGAGAGTTGAACTTTGATGCGATTGCAAAAGGTAATTTCAAATTGACCGACGCCATTGACCTAACGGCTACTGCAGGATGGAGTATCAACGACAGAACCTATAGAAGAAATTCCGGTCAGATTACCGGTTTCCTCGTAAACGCTTCCAAAGAGACTACTTCTTTGAACACTGCTGCGGAAAACTCTGAATTTGAAAACTTCAAAACATTCAGAAGAAGTAATCGCGGATACGGTATCCTGGGATTTGATTTTGATGATCAACTCTTTGTAAACCTATCGGGTGGATATGAAGCATCTTCAACCATTAGCGATCAGTTCTTCTATCCTGCAGTTGATGCAGCATGGGATTTCACCAAATCAGGATTAAAGTCTGATGTACTTTCCTTTGGTAAACTGAGAGCTTCCTGGGGTAAAGTGGGTGTACAACCACGTTCACATGCTTTCCAAACACTGGCAGAAGGTGGATTTAGCTATAGCACCTATAGTGATCCGCTAAATATTTCACTCTTTGGTGGTGGATTTAGAATTGACAACAACCAGGGTAATCCTGACCTCCAGCCTGAGATCAAAACGGAGTGGGAGATTGGTACGGATTTGAGATTTTTCAATGATCGTCTCGCCTTCTCTTTCACTTATTATAGCAATGAGATCGATGGTATCCTCCTTGACGTAGACCTTTCGCCATCTTCTGGTTTCTCGACCAAATATGGAAACTTTGGCTCTATGGAAAATGAAGGAATCGAATTGGATTTGAGCTATGCAGCTATCCAAAAGCAGGACCTTTCATTGGATGTATTTGTCAACTGGGCAAAAAATGAAAACCTGGTAACTGACCTGGAAGGAACAGAAACCATTGACCTCACAGGAGCTTCTGTAAGTTCTCGTGCGATCGTTGGATATCCTTTAGGCGTACTTTATGGAACAGGTTCAAGAACCCTGGAAAATGGAGACTATGATTTGGATGAAAACGGTTTCCCACAACTGACCAATAGCCCGATTGTATTAGGTGATCCTAATCCAGATTGGAGAGGTGGAGTTGGATTTAACTTCCGTTGGAAAAATTTGGGATTGAATATGTTGCTGGAGCACTCTCAAGGAGGTGAATTCTCTCCTCGTACCCTTTGGGTATTGAGACGTTTCGGAACTACTATGGAAACTGCAAATCGCGTAACCCTAAGTCAGGACCTCGTAAACTTTGCTGGTAATACCATTCCTGCCGGATCTACCGTTCGTGGTAATATCGAAAACTTTGGAGGTGGTGATGTATTGCTGGACGAAAGTTGGTACCGTACCGGTATCGGTGGTGGATTTGGTGATAACCAAGCCTATAACTTCTCCGTCTTTGACGCGACATTCACCAAAATCCGTGAATTGACGCTGAGTTATACCCTGGACGAAAGCATGGGACTTCCGCTCAATGGAATCATTGTTTCAGCTACTGCCAGAAACGTTTTCAACAGAAATAAAATCGACGGTATTGATCCTGAAACCAGCCAGACAGGTGTAGGTAATGGATTTGGATTGGAGTATTTCACCAACCCACAAACTGAATCTTATGTATTCACCGTTTCAGTCAATTTCTAG
- a CDS encoding sigma-70 family RNA polymerase sigma factor, with the protein MSSDSSKRIWDEFTGGSQDAFARLYSDFYAQLIPYAKKICQEKEMALDAVHNTFVYLWQNRESLKEVQSIKFYLLRSVRHECIRLLKIKNQHSQLDEEEILKIKIEAEELVLTDLGKRSKERVKQALEELSDRQREIIYLKYFNNLDYDEIAEILDLNYQSIVNSIHRSIKKLRETQVLEYLKDI; encoded by the coding sequence ATGAGCAGTGATTCATCAAAAAGGATTTGGGATGAATTTACCGGGGGAAGCCAGGACGCTTTCGCTCGCTTATATTCTGATTTTTATGCTCAGCTTATTCCTTATGCGAAAAAGATCTGTCAGGAAAAGGAGATGGCCCTGGACGCTGTTCACAATACCTTTGTATATCTTTGGCAAAACAGAGAATCACTGAAAGAGGTACAATCGATAAAGTTTTACCTGCTTCGATCCGTGAGACATGAATGTATTCGCCTCTTAAAAATAAAAAATCAGCATAGCCAATTGGATGAAGAGGAGATCTTAAAGATTAAAATCGAAGCGGAAGAACTGGTACTAACAGATTTGGGGAAAAGATCCAAGGAAAGAGTTAAGCAAGCACTAGAGGAACTCTCTGACCGACAAAGGGAGATTATCTACCTCAAATATTTCAACAATCTTGACTATGACGAGATAGCTGAGATACTGGATCTCAATTATCAAAGCATTGTCAATAGTATACATAGATCAATAAAAAAACTCAGAGAAACCCAGGTATTAGAATATCTGAAAGATATCTGA